In the genome of Apodemus sylvaticus chromosome 2, mApoSyl1.1, whole genome shotgun sequence, one region contains:
- the Slc4a2 gene encoding anion exchange protein 2 isoform X1 codes for MSSAPRRPASGADSLHTPEPESLSPGAPGFPEQEEDELRTLGVERFEEILQEAGSRGGEEPGRSYGEEDFEYHRQSSHHIHHPLSTHLPPDARRRKAPQGPGRKPRRRPGASPTGETPTIEEGEEDEDEAGEAEGFRAPPQQPSPATSPSAVQFFLQEDEGAERKAERTSPSPPTQTPHQEAAPRLSKGAQTGTLVEEMVVVASGTAGGDDGGAAGRPLTKAQPGHRSYNLQERRRIGSMTGVEQALLPRVPTDESEAQTLATADLDLMKSHRFEDVPGVRRHLVRKNAKGSTQAAREGREPGPTPRARPRAPHKPHEVFVELNELLLDKNQEPQWRETARWIKFEEDVEEETERWGKPHVASLSFRSLLELRRTLAHGAVLLDLDQQTLPGVAHQVVEQMVISDQIKAEDRANVLRALLLKHSHPSDEKEFSFPRNISAGSLGSLLGHHHAQGTESDPHVTEPLIGGVPETRLEVDRERELPPPAPPAGITRSKSKHELKLLEKIPENAEATVVLVGCVEFLSRPTMAFVRLREAVELDAVLEVPVPVRFLFLLLGPSSANMDYHEIGRSISTLMSDKQFHEAAYLADERDDLLTAINAFLDCSVVLPPSEVQGEELLRSVAHFQRQMLKKREEQGRLLPPGTGLEPKSAQDKALLQMAEVAGAAEDDPLRRTGRPFGGLIRDVRRRYPHYLSDFRDALDPQCLAAVIFIYFAALSPAITFGGLLGEKTKDLIGVSELIMSTALQGVIFCLLGAQPLLVIGFSGPLLVFEEAFFSFCSSNQLEYLVGRVWIGFWLVFLALLMVALEGSFLVRFVSRFTQEIFAFLISLIFIYETFYKLIKIFQEHPLHGCSVSNDSEADSSSNNMTWAATTLVSDNSSTPGQPGQERLRGQPNTALLSLVLMAGTFFIAFFLRKFKNSRFFPGRIRRVIGDFGVPIAILIMVLVDYSIEDTYTQHTVSALQKLSVPSGFSVTAPDKRGWVINPLGEKTPFPVWMMVASLLPAVLVFILIFMETQITTLIISKKERMLQKGSGFHLDLLLIVAMGGICALFGLPWLAAATVRSVTHANALTVMSKAVAPGDKPKIQEVKEQRVTGLLVALLVGLSMVIGDLLRQIPLAVLFGIFLYMGVTSLNGIQFYERLHLLLMPPKHHPDVTYVKKVRTMRMHLFTALQLLCLALLWAVMSTAASLAFPFILILTVPLRMVVLTRIFTEREMKCLDANEAEPVFDECEGVDEYNEMPMPV; via the exons CCAGAGCCAGAGAGCCTGAGCCCCGGAGCACCTGGGTTCCCTGAGCAGGAGGAAGATGAACTTCGTACCTTAGGTGTGGAACGGTTCGAGGAGATCCTCCAGGAGGCTGGATCCCGAGGAGGAGAAGAGCCAGGCCGCAGCTATGGAGAGGAAGACTTTGAAT ACCACCGCCAGTCCTCCCACCACATCCATCATCCACTATCCACCCACCTGCCTCCTGATGCCCGCCGCCGCAAGGCTCCCCAGGGCCCAGGACGGAAACCTCGGAGGCGCCCTGGAGCCTCTCCCACTGGAGAGACCCCCACTattgaggaaggggaggaagacgAGGACGAAGCTGGTGAAGCGGAAGGGTTCAGAGCTCCTCCACAGCAACCGTCTCCTGCCACTAGCCCCTCTGCAGTTCAG TTCTTTCTCCAAGAGGATGAAGGTGCtgaaaggaaggcagagaggacCAGCCCATCGCCCCCCACACAGACGCCCCACCAGGAGGCAGCTCCCCGGCTCAGCAAAGGGGCACAGACAGG AACTCTGGTGgaggagatggtggtggtggccagTGGCACAGCTGGAGGTGACGACGGAGGTGCTGCAGGGCGTCCCTTGACCAAGGCCCAGCCGGGACATCGAAGTTACAACCTTCAGGAGCGAAGACGAATTGGCAGTATGACGGGGGTGGAGCAGGCGCTGTTGCCCAGGGTCCCTACTGATGAAAGTGAGGCTCAGACGCTGGCCACAGCCGACCTTGACCTCATGAAAA GTCACCGATTTGAGGATGTTCCTGGGGTACGGCGACACTTGGTGAGGAAGAATGCCAAAGGGTCTACACAGGCTGCCCGGGAAGGTCGAGAGCCTGGTCCCACCCCTCGGGCACGACCACGGGCCCCCCATAAGCCCCATGAG GTGTTTGTGGAGCTGAATGAGTTGCTGTTGGACAAAAACCAGGAGCCTCAGTGGCGGGAGACAGCTCGCTGGATAAAATTTGAGGAGGATGTGGAAGAGGAGACTGAACGCTGGGGCAAGCCTCACGTGGCCTCACTGTCCTTCCGTAGCCTCCTGGAGCTCCGCAGGACGCTGGCCCATG GAGCTGTGCTCTTAGACCTCGATCAGCAGACCCTGCCTGGGGTGGCCCATCAGGTGGTCGAGCAGATGGTCATCTCTGACCAGATCAAGGCGGAGGATAGAGCCAATGTGCTCCGAGCCCTTCTTCTGAAGCACAG CCACCCAAGTGACGAGAAAGAGTTCTCCTTCCCCCGGAACATCTCAGCGGGCTCTCTAGGCTCTCTACTGGGGCATCACCATGCCCAGGGGACTGAGAGTGATCCTCATGTCACTGAGCCTCTCATTGGTGGTGTTCCTGAAACCCGACTGGAGGTGGATAGAGAG CGGGAGctgccacccccagccccacctgcAGGAATTACACGCTCCAAGTCCAAGCACGAGCTGAAACTGCTGGAGAAGATCCCTGAGAACGCGGAGGCCACAGTGGTCCTCGTGG GCTGTGTGGAGTTCCTCTCCCGCCCTACCATGGCCTTTGTGCGTCTGCGGGAGGCTGTGGAGCTGGATGCAGTACTGGAggtgcctgtgcctgtgcgtTTCCTCTTCTTGCTGCTGGGCCCCAGCAGTGCCAACATGGACTACCATGAGATCGGCCGATCCATCTCCACCCTCATGTCTGACAAG CAATTTCACGAGGCGGCCTACCTGGCGGATGAGCGAGACGACTTGCTGACTGCCATCAATGCCTTCCTGGACTGCAGTGTTGTGCTACCGCCTTCGGAGGTGCAGGGCGAGGAGCTGCTGCGCTCTGTCGCCCATTTCCAACGCCAGATGCTAAAGAAGCGAGAGGAGCAGGGCCGCCTGCTACCCCCTGGGACTGGGCTAGAGCCCAAGTCTGCCCAAGATAAGG CACTCCTGCAGATGGCAGAGGTAGCAGGTGCAGCTGAAGATGACCCCCTTCGGAGGACAGGCCGGCCCTTTGGGGGGCTGATCCGTGATGTGCGGCGGCGCTACCCCCACTACCTGAGCGACTTCCGCGACGCCCTTGACCCCCAGTGCCTGGCTGCCGTTATTTTCATCTACTTTGCCGCCCTGTCTCCTGCCATCACCTTTGGGGGGCTCCTGG GGGAGAAGACAAAGGACCTGATAGGCGTGTCAGAGCTGATCATGTCCACAGCACTCCAGGGAGTGATCTTCTGCCTGCTGGGGGCCCAGCCACTGCTGGTGATTGGCTTCTCTGGGCCTCTGCTGGTCTTCGAGGAGGCCTTCTTCTCG TTCTGCAGCAGCAATCAGCTGGAGTACTTGGTGGGCCGAGTGTGGATCGGCTTCTGGCTGGTGTTCCTGGCCCTGCTCATGGTGGCCCTGGAGGGGAGCTTCCTGGTCCGCTTTGTCTCCCGATTCACCCAGGAGATCTTTGCCTTTCTCATATCGCTCATCTTCATCTATGAGACCTTCTATAAGCTGATCAAG ATCTTCCAGGAGCACCCCCTCCATGGCTGCTCAGTCTCCAACGACTCAGAAGCAGACAGCAGCAGTAATAATATGACTTGGGCAGCAACCACACTGGTATCAGACAACAGCAGCACACCTGGGCAGCCCGGGCAGGAGAGGCTCCGGGGCCAGCCCAACACAGCCTTGCTATCTCTGGTGCTGATGGCTGGCACTTTCTTCATTGCCTTCTTCCTGCGCAAATTTAAGAACAGCCGGTTTTTCCCTGGCCGG ATCCGGCGGGTAATTGGGGACTTTGGGGTACCCATCGCGATCCTCATCATGGTGCTTGTGGATTACAGTATTGAGGATACCTACACCCAG CACACTGTCTCTGCCTTGCAGAAGCTGAGTGTGCCCAGTGGATTCTCAGTGACAGCCCCAGACAAGCGGGGCTGGGTCATCAACCCCCTCGGAGAAAAGACCCCCTTCCCTGTGTGGATGATGGTGGccagcctgctgcctgctgttCTGGTGTTCATCCTCATCTTCATGGAGACACAGATCACCAC gctgATCATCTCCAAGAAAGAGAGGATGCTGCAGAAGGGCTCTGGTTTCCACCTCGACCTGTTGCTCATTGTAGCCATGGGTGGCATCTGTGCCCTCTTTGGCCTGCCTTGGTTGGCTGCTGCCACTGTCCGCTCTGTCACTCATGCCAACGCACTCACTGTCATGAGCAAGGCTGTGGCACCTGGGGACAAACCCAAGATTCAGGAAGTCAAGGAACAGCGGGTGACAGGGCTGCTGGTGGCCCTGCTCGTGG gCCTCTCCATGGTCATCGGGGACCTACTGCGGCAGATCCCCCTGGCTGTACTCTTCGGCATTTTCTTATACATGGGAGTTACTTCCCTTAATGGGATCCAGTTCTACGAACGGTTGCACCTGCTACTCATGCCACCCAAACACCACCCAGATGTTACCTATGTCAAGAAG gttcgGACCATGCGGATGCACCTGTTCACTGCCCTGCAGTTGCTCTGCCTGGCCCTGCTCTGGGCGGTCATGTCCACAGCTGCTTCCCTGGCCTTCCCGTTCATCCTCATCCTCACAGTGCCTCTGCGCATGGTGGTACTTACCCGAATCTTCACTGAGCGAGAAATGAAATGT CTGGATGCCAATGAGGCAGAGCCAGTGTTTGATGAGTGTGAAGGTGTGGATGAGTACAACGAGATGCCCATGCCCGTGTAG
- the Slc4a2 gene encoding anion exchange protein 2 isoform X3 yields MSSAPRRPASGADSLHTPEPESLSPGAPGFPEQEEDELRTLGVERFEEILQEAGSRGGEEPGRSYGEEDFEYHRQSSHHIHHPLSTHLPPDARRRKAPQGPGRKPRRRPGASPTGETPTIEEGEEDEDEAGEAEGFRAPPQQPSPATSPSAVQFFLQEDEGAERKAERTSPSPPTQTPHQEAAPRLSKGAQTGTLVEEMVVVASGTAGGDDGGAAGRPLTKAQPGHRSYNLQERRRIGSMTGVEQALLPRVPTDESEAQTLATADLDLMKSHRFEDVPGVRRHLVRKNAKGSTQAAREGREPGPTPRARPRAPHKPHEVFVELNELLLDKNQEPQWRETARWIKFEEDVEEETERWGKPHVASLSFRSLLELRRTLAHGAVLLDLDQQTLPGVAHQVVEQMVISDQIKAEDRANVLRALLLKHSHPSDEKEFSFPRNISAGSLGSLLGHHHAQGTESDPHVTEPLIGGVPETRLEVDRERELPPPAPPAGITRSKSKHELKLLEKIPENAEATVVLVGCVEFLSRPTMAFVRLREAVELDAVLEVPVPVRFLFLLLGPSSANMDYHEIGRSISTLMSDKQFHEAAYLADERDDLLTAINAFLDCSVVLPPSEVQGEELLRSVAHFQRQMLKKREEQGRLLPPGTGLEPKSAQDKALLQMAEVAGAAEDDPLRRTGRPFGGLIRDVRRRYPHYLSDFRDALDPQCLAAVIFIYFAALSPAITFGGLLGEKTKDLIGVSELIMSTALQGVIFCLLGAQPLLVIGFSGPLLVFEEAFFSFCSSNQLEYLVGRVWIGFWLVFLALLMVALEGSFLVRFVSRFTQEIFAFLISLIFIYETFYKLIKIFQEHPLHGCSVSNDSEADSSSNNMTWAATTLVSDNSSTPGQPGQERLRGQPNTALLSLVLMAGTFFIAFFLRKFKNSRFFPGRIRRVIGDFGVPIAILIMVLVDYSIEDTYTQKLSVPSGFSVTAPDKRGWVINPLGEKTPFPVWMMVASLLPAVLVFILIFMETQITTLIISKKERMLQKGSGFHLDLLLIVAMGGICALFGLPWLAAATVRSVTHANALTVMSKAVAPGDKPKIQEVKEQRVTGLLVALLVGLSMVIGDLLRQIPLAVLFGIFLYMGVTSLNGIQFYERLHLLLMPPKHHPDVTYVKKVRTMRMHLFTALQLLCLALLWAVMSTAASLAFPFILILTVPLRMVVLTRIFTEREMKCLDANEAEPVFDECEGVDEYNEMPMPV; encoded by the exons CCAGAGCCAGAGAGCCTGAGCCCCGGAGCACCTGGGTTCCCTGAGCAGGAGGAAGATGAACTTCGTACCTTAGGTGTGGAACGGTTCGAGGAGATCCTCCAGGAGGCTGGATCCCGAGGAGGAGAAGAGCCAGGCCGCAGCTATGGAGAGGAAGACTTTGAAT ACCACCGCCAGTCCTCCCACCACATCCATCATCCACTATCCACCCACCTGCCTCCTGATGCCCGCCGCCGCAAGGCTCCCCAGGGCCCAGGACGGAAACCTCGGAGGCGCCCTGGAGCCTCTCCCACTGGAGAGACCCCCACTattgaggaaggggaggaagacgAGGACGAAGCTGGTGAAGCGGAAGGGTTCAGAGCTCCTCCACAGCAACCGTCTCCTGCCACTAGCCCCTCTGCAGTTCAG TTCTTTCTCCAAGAGGATGAAGGTGCtgaaaggaaggcagagaggacCAGCCCATCGCCCCCCACACAGACGCCCCACCAGGAGGCAGCTCCCCGGCTCAGCAAAGGGGCACAGACAGG AACTCTGGTGgaggagatggtggtggtggccagTGGCACAGCTGGAGGTGACGACGGAGGTGCTGCAGGGCGTCCCTTGACCAAGGCCCAGCCGGGACATCGAAGTTACAACCTTCAGGAGCGAAGACGAATTGGCAGTATGACGGGGGTGGAGCAGGCGCTGTTGCCCAGGGTCCCTACTGATGAAAGTGAGGCTCAGACGCTGGCCACAGCCGACCTTGACCTCATGAAAA GTCACCGATTTGAGGATGTTCCTGGGGTACGGCGACACTTGGTGAGGAAGAATGCCAAAGGGTCTACACAGGCTGCCCGGGAAGGTCGAGAGCCTGGTCCCACCCCTCGGGCACGACCACGGGCCCCCCATAAGCCCCATGAG GTGTTTGTGGAGCTGAATGAGTTGCTGTTGGACAAAAACCAGGAGCCTCAGTGGCGGGAGACAGCTCGCTGGATAAAATTTGAGGAGGATGTGGAAGAGGAGACTGAACGCTGGGGCAAGCCTCACGTGGCCTCACTGTCCTTCCGTAGCCTCCTGGAGCTCCGCAGGACGCTGGCCCATG GAGCTGTGCTCTTAGACCTCGATCAGCAGACCCTGCCTGGGGTGGCCCATCAGGTGGTCGAGCAGATGGTCATCTCTGACCAGATCAAGGCGGAGGATAGAGCCAATGTGCTCCGAGCCCTTCTTCTGAAGCACAG CCACCCAAGTGACGAGAAAGAGTTCTCCTTCCCCCGGAACATCTCAGCGGGCTCTCTAGGCTCTCTACTGGGGCATCACCATGCCCAGGGGACTGAGAGTGATCCTCATGTCACTGAGCCTCTCATTGGTGGTGTTCCTGAAACCCGACTGGAGGTGGATAGAGAG CGGGAGctgccacccccagccccacctgcAGGAATTACACGCTCCAAGTCCAAGCACGAGCTGAAACTGCTGGAGAAGATCCCTGAGAACGCGGAGGCCACAGTGGTCCTCGTGG GCTGTGTGGAGTTCCTCTCCCGCCCTACCATGGCCTTTGTGCGTCTGCGGGAGGCTGTGGAGCTGGATGCAGTACTGGAggtgcctgtgcctgtgcgtTTCCTCTTCTTGCTGCTGGGCCCCAGCAGTGCCAACATGGACTACCATGAGATCGGCCGATCCATCTCCACCCTCATGTCTGACAAG CAATTTCACGAGGCGGCCTACCTGGCGGATGAGCGAGACGACTTGCTGACTGCCATCAATGCCTTCCTGGACTGCAGTGTTGTGCTACCGCCTTCGGAGGTGCAGGGCGAGGAGCTGCTGCGCTCTGTCGCCCATTTCCAACGCCAGATGCTAAAGAAGCGAGAGGAGCAGGGCCGCCTGCTACCCCCTGGGACTGGGCTAGAGCCCAAGTCTGCCCAAGATAAGG CACTCCTGCAGATGGCAGAGGTAGCAGGTGCAGCTGAAGATGACCCCCTTCGGAGGACAGGCCGGCCCTTTGGGGGGCTGATCCGTGATGTGCGGCGGCGCTACCCCCACTACCTGAGCGACTTCCGCGACGCCCTTGACCCCCAGTGCCTGGCTGCCGTTATTTTCATCTACTTTGCCGCCCTGTCTCCTGCCATCACCTTTGGGGGGCTCCTGG GGGAGAAGACAAAGGACCTGATAGGCGTGTCAGAGCTGATCATGTCCACAGCACTCCAGGGAGTGATCTTCTGCCTGCTGGGGGCCCAGCCACTGCTGGTGATTGGCTTCTCTGGGCCTCTGCTGGTCTTCGAGGAGGCCTTCTTCTCG TTCTGCAGCAGCAATCAGCTGGAGTACTTGGTGGGCCGAGTGTGGATCGGCTTCTGGCTGGTGTTCCTGGCCCTGCTCATGGTGGCCCTGGAGGGGAGCTTCCTGGTCCGCTTTGTCTCCCGATTCACCCAGGAGATCTTTGCCTTTCTCATATCGCTCATCTTCATCTATGAGACCTTCTATAAGCTGATCAAG ATCTTCCAGGAGCACCCCCTCCATGGCTGCTCAGTCTCCAACGACTCAGAAGCAGACAGCAGCAGTAATAATATGACTTGGGCAGCAACCACACTGGTATCAGACAACAGCAGCACACCTGGGCAGCCCGGGCAGGAGAGGCTCCGGGGCCAGCCCAACACAGCCTTGCTATCTCTGGTGCTGATGGCTGGCACTTTCTTCATTGCCTTCTTCCTGCGCAAATTTAAGAACAGCCGGTTTTTCCCTGGCCGG ATCCGGCGGGTAATTGGGGACTTTGGGGTACCCATCGCGATCCTCATCATGGTGCTTGTGGATTACAGTATTGAGGATACCTACACCCAG AAGCTGAGTGTGCCCAGTGGATTCTCAGTGACAGCCCCAGACAAGCGGGGCTGGGTCATCAACCCCCTCGGAGAAAAGACCCCCTTCCCTGTGTGGATGATGGTGGccagcctgctgcctgctgttCTGGTGTTCATCCTCATCTTCATGGAGACACAGATCACCAC gctgATCATCTCCAAGAAAGAGAGGATGCTGCAGAAGGGCTCTGGTTTCCACCTCGACCTGTTGCTCATTGTAGCCATGGGTGGCATCTGTGCCCTCTTTGGCCTGCCTTGGTTGGCTGCTGCCACTGTCCGCTCTGTCACTCATGCCAACGCACTCACTGTCATGAGCAAGGCTGTGGCACCTGGGGACAAACCCAAGATTCAGGAAGTCAAGGAACAGCGGGTGACAGGGCTGCTGGTGGCCCTGCTCGTGG gCCTCTCCATGGTCATCGGGGACCTACTGCGGCAGATCCCCCTGGCTGTACTCTTCGGCATTTTCTTATACATGGGAGTTACTTCCCTTAATGGGATCCAGTTCTACGAACGGTTGCACCTGCTACTCATGCCACCCAAACACCACCCAGATGTTACCTATGTCAAGAAG gttcgGACCATGCGGATGCACCTGTTCACTGCCCTGCAGTTGCTCTGCCTGGCCCTGCTCTGGGCGGTCATGTCCACAGCTGCTTCCCTGGCCTTCCCGTTCATCCTCATCCTCACAGTGCCTCTGCGCATGGTGGTACTTACCCGAATCTTCACTGAGCGAGAAATGAAATGT CTGGATGCCAATGAGGCAGAGCCAGTGTTTGATGAGTGTGAAGGTGTGGATGAGTACAACGAGATGCCCATGCCCGTGTAG
- the Slc4a2 gene encoding anion exchange protein 2 isoform X2, whose translation MSSAPRRPASGADSLHTPEPESLSPGAPGFPEQEEDELRTLGVERFEEILQEAGSRGGEEPGRSYGEEDFEYHRQSSHHIHHPLSTHLPPDARRRKAPQGPGRKPRRRPGASPTGETPTIEEGEEDEDEAGEAEGFRAPPQQPSPATSPSAVQFFLQEDEGAERKAERTSPSPPTQTPHQEAAPRLSKGAQTGTLVEEMVVVASGTAGGDDGGAAGRPLTKAQPGHRSYNLQERRRIGSMTGVEQALLPRVPTDESEAQTLATADLDLMKSHRFEDVPGVRRHLVRKNAKGSTQAAREGREPGPTPRARPRAPHKPHEVFVELNELLLDKNQEPQWRETARWIKFEEDVEEETERWGKPHVASLSFRSLLELRRTLAHGAVLLDLDQQTLPGVAHQVVEQMVISDQIKAEDRANVLRALLLKHSHPSDEKEFSFPRNISAGSLGSLLGHHHAQGTESDPHVTEPLIGGVPETRLERELPPPAPPAGITRSKSKHELKLLEKIPENAEATVVLVGCVEFLSRPTMAFVRLREAVELDAVLEVPVPVRFLFLLLGPSSANMDYHEIGRSISTLMSDKQFHEAAYLADERDDLLTAINAFLDCSVVLPPSEVQGEELLRSVAHFQRQMLKKREEQGRLLPPGTGLEPKSAQDKALLQMAEVAGAAEDDPLRRTGRPFGGLIRDVRRRYPHYLSDFRDALDPQCLAAVIFIYFAALSPAITFGGLLGEKTKDLIGVSELIMSTALQGVIFCLLGAQPLLVIGFSGPLLVFEEAFFSFCSSNQLEYLVGRVWIGFWLVFLALLMVALEGSFLVRFVSRFTQEIFAFLISLIFIYETFYKLIKIFQEHPLHGCSVSNDSEADSSSNNMTWAATTLVSDNSSTPGQPGQERLRGQPNTALLSLVLMAGTFFIAFFLRKFKNSRFFPGRIRRVIGDFGVPIAILIMVLVDYSIEDTYTQHTVSALQKLSVPSGFSVTAPDKRGWVINPLGEKTPFPVWMMVASLLPAVLVFILIFMETQITTLIISKKERMLQKGSGFHLDLLLIVAMGGICALFGLPWLAAATVRSVTHANALTVMSKAVAPGDKPKIQEVKEQRVTGLLVALLVGLSMVIGDLLRQIPLAVLFGIFLYMGVTSLNGIQFYERLHLLLMPPKHHPDVTYVKKVRTMRMHLFTALQLLCLALLWAVMSTAASLAFPFILILTVPLRMVVLTRIFTEREMKCLDANEAEPVFDECEGVDEYNEMPMPV comes from the exons CCAGAGCCAGAGAGCCTGAGCCCCGGAGCACCTGGGTTCCCTGAGCAGGAGGAAGATGAACTTCGTACCTTAGGTGTGGAACGGTTCGAGGAGATCCTCCAGGAGGCTGGATCCCGAGGAGGAGAAGAGCCAGGCCGCAGCTATGGAGAGGAAGACTTTGAAT ACCACCGCCAGTCCTCCCACCACATCCATCATCCACTATCCACCCACCTGCCTCCTGATGCCCGCCGCCGCAAGGCTCCCCAGGGCCCAGGACGGAAACCTCGGAGGCGCCCTGGAGCCTCTCCCACTGGAGAGACCCCCACTattgaggaaggggaggaagacgAGGACGAAGCTGGTGAAGCGGAAGGGTTCAGAGCTCCTCCACAGCAACCGTCTCCTGCCACTAGCCCCTCTGCAGTTCAG TTCTTTCTCCAAGAGGATGAAGGTGCtgaaaggaaggcagagaggacCAGCCCATCGCCCCCCACACAGACGCCCCACCAGGAGGCAGCTCCCCGGCTCAGCAAAGGGGCACAGACAGG AACTCTGGTGgaggagatggtggtggtggccagTGGCACAGCTGGAGGTGACGACGGAGGTGCTGCAGGGCGTCCCTTGACCAAGGCCCAGCCGGGACATCGAAGTTACAACCTTCAGGAGCGAAGACGAATTGGCAGTATGACGGGGGTGGAGCAGGCGCTGTTGCCCAGGGTCCCTACTGATGAAAGTGAGGCTCAGACGCTGGCCACAGCCGACCTTGACCTCATGAAAA GTCACCGATTTGAGGATGTTCCTGGGGTACGGCGACACTTGGTGAGGAAGAATGCCAAAGGGTCTACACAGGCTGCCCGGGAAGGTCGAGAGCCTGGTCCCACCCCTCGGGCACGACCACGGGCCCCCCATAAGCCCCATGAG GTGTTTGTGGAGCTGAATGAGTTGCTGTTGGACAAAAACCAGGAGCCTCAGTGGCGGGAGACAGCTCGCTGGATAAAATTTGAGGAGGATGTGGAAGAGGAGACTGAACGCTGGGGCAAGCCTCACGTGGCCTCACTGTCCTTCCGTAGCCTCCTGGAGCTCCGCAGGACGCTGGCCCATG GAGCTGTGCTCTTAGACCTCGATCAGCAGACCCTGCCTGGGGTGGCCCATCAGGTGGTCGAGCAGATGGTCATCTCTGACCAGATCAAGGCGGAGGATAGAGCCAATGTGCTCCGAGCCCTTCTTCTGAAGCACAG CCACCCAAGTGACGAGAAAGAGTTCTCCTTCCCCCGGAACATCTCAGCGGGCTCTCTAGGCTCTCTACTGGGGCATCACCATGCCCAGGGGACTGAGAGTGATCCTCATGTCACTGAGCCTCTCATTGGTGGTGTTCCTGAAACCCGACTGGAG CGGGAGctgccacccccagccccacctgcAGGAATTACACGCTCCAAGTCCAAGCACGAGCTGAAACTGCTGGAGAAGATCCCTGAGAACGCGGAGGCCACAGTGGTCCTCGTGG GCTGTGTGGAGTTCCTCTCCCGCCCTACCATGGCCTTTGTGCGTCTGCGGGAGGCTGTGGAGCTGGATGCAGTACTGGAggtgcctgtgcctgtgcgtTTCCTCTTCTTGCTGCTGGGCCCCAGCAGTGCCAACATGGACTACCATGAGATCGGCCGATCCATCTCCACCCTCATGTCTGACAAG CAATTTCACGAGGCGGCCTACCTGGCGGATGAGCGAGACGACTTGCTGACTGCCATCAATGCCTTCCTGGACTGCAGTGTTGTGCTACCGCCTTCGGAGGTGCAGGGCGAGGAGCTGCTGCGCTCTGTCGCCCATTTCCAACGCCAGATGCTAAAGAAGCGAGAGGAGCAGGGCCGCCTGCTACCCCCTGGGACTGGGCTAGAGCCCAAGTCTGCCCAAGATAAGG CACTCCTGCAGATGGCAGAGGTAGCAGGTGCAGCTGAAGATGACCCCCTTCGGAGGACAGGCCGGCCCTTTGGGGGGCTGATCCGTGATGTGCGGCGGCGCTACCCCCACTACCTGAGCGACTTCCGCGACGCCCTTGACCCCCAGTGCCTGGCTGCCGTTATTTTCATCTACTTTGCCGCCCTGTCTCCTGCCATCACCTTTGGGGGGCTCCTGG GGGAGAAGACAAAGGACCTGATAGGCGTGTCAGAGCTGATCATGTCCACAGCACTCCAGGGAGTGATCTTCTGCCTGCTGGGGGCCCAGCCACTGCTGGTGATTGGCTTCTCTGGGCCTCTGCTGGTCTTCGAGGAGGCCTTCTTCTCG TTCTGCAGCAGCAATCAGCTGGAGTACTTGGTGGGCCGAGTGTGGATCGGCTTCTGGCTGGTGTTCCTGGCCCTGCTCATGGTGGCCCTGGAGGGGAGCTTCCTGGTCCGCTTTGTCTCCCGATTCACCCAGGAGATCTTTGCCTTTCTCATATCGCTCATCTTCATCTATGAGACCTTCTATAAGCTGATCAAG ATCTTCCAGGAGCACCCCCTCCATGGCTGCTCAGTCTCCAACGACTCAGAAGCAGACAGCAGCAGTAATAATATGACTTGGGCAGCAACCACACTGGTATCAGACAACAGCAGCACACCTGGGCAGCCCGGGCAGGAGAGGCTCCGGGGCCAGCCCAACACAGCCTTGCTATCTCTGGTGCTGATGGCTGGCACTTTCTTCATTGCCTTCTTCCTGCGCAAATTTAAGAACAGCCGGTTTTTCCCTGGCCGG ATCCGGCGGGTAATTGGGGACTTTGGGGTACCCATCGCGATCCTCATCATGGTGCTTGTGGATTACAGTATTGAGGATACCTACACCCAG CACACTGTCTCTGCCTTGCAGAAGCTGAGTGTGCCCAGTGGATTCTCAGTGACAGCCCCAGACAAGCGGGGCTGGGTCATCAACCCCCTCGGAGAAAAGACCCCCTTCCCTGTGTGGATGATGGTGGccagcctgctgcctgctgttCTGGTGTTCATCCTCATCTTCATGGAGACACAGATCACCAC gctgATCATCTCCAAGAAAGAGAGGATGCTGCAGAAGGGCTCTGGTTTCCACCTCGACCTGTTGCTCATTGTAGCCATGGGTGGCATCTGTGCCCTCTTTGGCCTGCCTTGGTTGGCTGCTGCCACTGTCCGCTCTGTCACTCATGCCAACGCACTCACTGTCATGAGCAAGGCTGTGGCACCTGGGGACAAACCCAAGATTCAGGAAGTCAAGGAACAGCGGGTGACAGGGCTGCTGGTGGCCCTGCTCGTGG gCCTCTCCATGGTCATCGGGGACCTACTGCGGCAGATCCCCCTGGCTGTACTCTTCGGCATTTTCTTATACATGGGAGTTACTTCCCTTAATGGGATCCAGTTCTACGAACGGTTGCACCTGCTACTCATGCCACCCAAACACCACCCAGATGTTACCTATGTCAAGAAG gttcgGACCATGCGGATGCACCTGTTCACTGCCCTGCAGTTGCTCTGCCTGGCCCTGCTCTGGGCGGTCATGTCCACAGCTGCTTCCCTGGCCTTCCCGTTCATCCTCATCCTCACAGTGCCTCTGCGCATGGTGGTACTTACCCGAATCTTCACTGAGCGAGAAATGAAATGT CTGGATGCCAATGAGGCAGAGCCAGTGTTTGATGAGTGTGAAGGTGTGGATGAGTACAACGAGATGCCCATGCCCGTGTAG